Genomic segment of Catenibacterium mitsuokai:
GGTTTTGAAGTGAAACCATCAGGAGACTGTTGGATTGATATTAATAAGAAGGGACAATCTAAAGCAGATAGTGTCATCTTCTTACAAAAGACATTAAGTATATCAGAAGAAGAAACAATGGTCTTTGGGGATTCTGATAATGATCTACCGATGTTTAAGCATGCTTATTATAGTTATGCAATGAAGAATGCAGATCACTTTATACAAAGTAAAGCACGTTTTGTGACTCAAGAAGATAATGAGCATGATGGGGTTATGAAAACAATGCAGAAGATGATGGAGGAAGAAGATGGATTACTTATACAAATTTAAAGATGGTTTGACTATTGTGAAGGATGATATGCCATTAGGTGATCATTGTATGCATTATAGTGATGACTGGGAATCGTTACTTCCTTTTAAAGTTCCAGGGAAGATGAGAAAAACAAAACAGCTATTAAACTATAATGAATCAGTGAATATAATTAATAAGATAGCATATGGTGTTCTCTCATTCTTTGATGAAATACCTTATAGTATTCCTCTAGATCATATTTACATGAATGGAAAGCTCTATTTCCATACATCAAAGACAGGTCATAAGATCAATGGTGTAGGGAAACAGGTAAGTTACACTGTCGTAGAAGATTGTGGTATCAATGAAGAAAAGAGAACACACAATCATCGTTCAGTATATTTATTAGGTATATTAGAAGAAGTAGAGAACAAAGAAACAAAGAAAGATGTATTAGAAACACTCGTT
This window contains:
- a CDS encoding pyridoxamine 5'-phosphate oxidase family protein; protein product: MDYLYKFKDGLTIVKDDMPLGDHCMHYSDDWESLLPFKVPGKMRKTKQLLNYNESVNIINKIAYGVLSFFDEIPYSIPLDHIYMNGKLYFHTSKTGHKINGVGKQVSYTVVEDCGINEEKRTHNHRSVYLLGILEEVENKETKKDVLETLVYTLCPTQKVDITDQMVDNVNILELDIQYMIGKEHIR